A single window of Osmia bicornis bicornis chromosome 14, iOsmBic2.1, whole genome shotgun sequence DNA harbors:
- the LOC114882483 gene encoding uncharacterized protein LOC114882483: MSDKEEISTKATPQASRPGSRAMSPTPSAATLAVPTALPSEAPPPTVEKPITRSSSPSGLPIELECKSRTQLGRVETLKTMIDHLPETVMETSLDEVKAYMEQVDEVHKAFQKEHSYLEVTWPKGHFTHDYFVDKWYEHEMCAVFELRRRLNKLKAALNKEATMAATTSSNATATRRPTKLPELTLPTFPGHYEAWPAFSDLFESIIINNAEISQVEKLHYLRSCLRGDTIKVIFQLPSKGDSFPIAWAKMKHRFENKRVIIQSLLDKIFTAPPMHERTAVALHNVASSLRDLNDSLRALATSEELWNCALVHRASRNLDKATQEAWETSRGTSAEFPKPEQLER; encoded by the coding sequence ATGAGCGATAAGGAAGAAATATCAACCAAGGCGACGCCTCAAGCTTCACGACCGGGGTCGAGGGCGATGTCACCGACGCCTTCAGCAGCCACGCTGGCAGTGCCAACGGCACTTCCTTCTGAGGCGCCTCCTCCGACGGTGGAAAAGCCCATAACGCGCTCATCATCCCCTTCTGGCTTGCCGATCGAACTCGAATGCAAATCTCGCACTCAGCTAGGCAGGGTGGAGACCCTGAAAACGATGATCGACCATCTTCCGGAGACGGTCATGGAGACTTCCCTCGACGAGGTGAAGGCCTACATGGAGCAAGTCGACGAGGTGCACAAAGCGTTTCAAAAGGAACACTCGTACTTAGAGGTAACGTGGCCCAAGGGCCACTTCACACATGATTATTTCGTCGACAAGTGGTACGAGCACGAAATGTGCGCCGTGTTCGAGCTGCGACGCAGGTTGAACAAACTGAAGGCTGCTCTGAACAAGGAGGCCACAATGGCCGCCACCACCAGCAGCAACGCTACTGCCACTCGTCGTCCGACGAAACTGCCGGAACTTACGCTGCCGACATTTCCCGGCCATTACGAGGCGTGGCCTGCATTTAGCGATTTGTTCGAATCCATTATTATCAATAATGCAGAGATTTCGCAAGTGGAAAAACTCCACTACCTGCGCTCGTGCCTCCGAGGTGATACTATCAAAGTTATTTTTCAATTGCCTTCCAAAGGAGACTCCTTCCCGATAGCTTGGGCCAAAATGAAGCACCGCTTCGAAAACAAACGAGTAATTATTCAATCGCTGCtcgataaaatatttacagcTCCGCCAATGCACGAACGGACAGCGGTGGCACTCCACAACGTGGCTTCAAGTCTGAGGGATCTCAACGACTCCCTCAGGGCACTGGCAACGTCAGAGGAGTTGTGGAATTGCGCGTTAGTACACCGTGCATCGCGCAATTTAGACAAAGCGACACAAGAAGCCTGGGAAACTTCCCGTGGCACTTCTGCTGAATTTCCGAAGCCCGAGCAGCTAGAACGATAA